The following coding sequences lie in one Zingiber officinale cultivar Zhangliang chromosome 2B, Zo_v1.1, whole genome shotgun sequence genomic window:
- the LOC122046050 gene encoding galactoside 2-alpha-L-fucosyltransferase-like, whose product MEVIAWKKKTWIRWIIPASCLLLVFFLLGAHEKLQFEWIQRGNRAALPAAALSPDSPPPPRDELLGGLLSLNFDPTSCLSRFQSSSFRPPSPHLPSPYLLSRLRRYEALHKKCAPGTKLYQKSIRELKSDRLSTSNSSSPCNYIVWIPHYGLGNRVVSLVSSFFFALLNNRVLLIHETEEIKDLFCEPFPGTSWVLPSDFPIRNLESFDRDSKRSYGNLIRRNAVTSLPAYVYLHLPWYYDGFDRLFFCEEEQRNLRHVPWVLLKSDHYFVPALFLVQEYEEELRRLFPERTTVFHHLVRYLLHPSNNVWGHAMRYYHAYLTKADSRVGIQIRNLKNEPVTFDYLLDQIVGCSLKEGVLPAVVAGNGKKSLKSYSDEKVKAVFMTSLDVRYYERVRSMYYEKATTTGEVVAVYEPGHEVEQKTEDQGHNVRAMAEIVLLSFSDKLVTTACSTFGYVAQGLSGVVPLVMLKPWKSNGAACRWAASPEPCYLIPPTNVCNQRSGFNKKMAKNVRQCEDETGGVKLFD is encoded by the exons ATGGAGGTGATCGCTTGGAAGAAGAAGACTTGGATTCGATGGATCATTCCGGCTTCTTGTCTACTTCTGGTTTTCTTCCTCCTCGGAGCTCATGAGAAATTGCAATTCGAATGGATTCAGAGAGGAAACAGAGCAG CTTTGCCGGCGGCGGCGCTGTCACCGGATTCCCCACCGCCACCAAGAGACGAGCTTCTCGGCGGCCTCCTCTCTCTCAATTTCGACCCCACCTCCTGTCTCAGCCGGTTCCAGTCCTCCTCCTTCCGCCCGCCCTCCCCTCACCTCCCTTCCCCCTACCTCCTCTCCCGCCTCCGCCGCTACGAAGCCCTTCACAAGAAATGCGCCCCCGGCACCAAACTCTACCAGAAATCCATCCGCGAACTTAAGTCAGATCGCCTCTCCACCTCCAACTCCTCCTCCCCCTGCAACTACATCGTCTGGATCCCCCACTACGGCCTCGGAAACCGCGTCGTCAGCTTGGTCTCGTCCTTCTTCTTCGCCCTCCTCAATAACAGAGTGCTCCTGATTCATGAAACAGAGGAGATTAAAGATCTCTTCTGCGAGCCGTTTCCGGGGACTTCCTGGGTCCTCCCCTCCGACTTCCCCATCCGCAATCTTGAAAGCTTCGACCGCGACTCGAAACGGAGCTACGGCAACCTGATCAGGCGAAACGCTGTCACCTCATTGCCGGCGTACGTGTACCTCCACTTGCCCTGGTACTACGACGGGTTTGACAGGCTGTTCTTCTGCGAGGAGGAACAGAGGAACCTCCGGCACGTGCCGTGGGTGTTGCTAAAGTCGGACCACTACTTCGTGCCGGCTCTGTTCCTGGTGCAGGAGTACGAGGAGGAGCTCCGGCGGCTGTTCCCGGAGCGCACCACCGTCTTCCACCACCTCGTCCGCTACCTCCTCCACCCCAGCAACAACGTATGGGGCCACGCCATGCGGTACTACCACGCCTACCTCACCAAGGCCGACTCTAGAGTTGGGATTCAAATTAGAAATCTCAAGAACGAGCCCGTCACCTTCGATTACTTGCTTGACCAAATCGTGGGCTGTTCGTTGAAAGAGGGAGTTTTACCGGCGGTGGTCGCCGGAAACGGAAAGAAGAGCTTGAAGAGCTATAGCGACGAGAAAGTGAAGGCGGTTTTTATGACGAGCTTGGACGTGAGATACTACGAGAGGGTCCGTTCGATGTACTACGAGAAGGCAACGACGACCGGCGAGGTGGTGGCGGTGTACGAGCCAGGGCACGAGGTGGAGCAGAAGACGGAGGATCAAGGGCACAACGTGAGGGCGATGGCGGAGATTGTGCTGTTGAGCTTTAGCGACAAGCTGGTGACGACGGCGTGCTCCACGTTCGGATACGTGGCGCAGGGGCTCAGCGGGGTCGTGCCGCTGGTGATGCTGAAGCCGTGGAAGTCGAACGGCGCCGCCTGCCGGTGGGCGGCGTCGCCGGAGCCATGCTACCTGATTCCTCCGACGAACGTATGCAACCAGCGGAGCGGATTCAACAAGAAGATGGCGAAGAACGTGAGGCAGTGCGAGGATGAAACCGGAGGCGTTAAGTTGTTTGATTGA